The following nucleotide sequence is from Nautilia sp. PV-1.
TTGCTCTTAGATTGAAAAAAAACAAATTCAATGAGATTATCGAAGGCAGTATGATTTTCCAAAAACCTCTTGAAGAATATATAGAATGGCTTAATAAACCTCTTGAAAAATTTGAACTTGAAGAGATATATAATGAGCCTAAGATTATTAAAGTGGACGGAGAGCTAAAAGTAATACGCAAAAAAATAAGCGACTTTTTTGAAGAGTATGAAGAAAAAAAAGATGCAATTATGGCTGCAAAAGAAGCCGGATACAAATATACCGAAATAGCCAGATTTCTAGGTGTAAGCAACGGATATATAAATAAAATATTAAAATCTGAAAATTAAAAAAGGGATAAAAAGCCGTCCCTTTTTTATAGTTTTTCTGCTACCATTTGAGCCAGTTCCAAAACTCTTCCGGCATAACCGAATTCATTATCGTACCATGTAAGTATTTTTGCTTTGTTACCTTCAACTACGGCGGTTGAAAGGGCGTCAATAGTGCTTGAATGTGGATTGCTTATCATGTCGGTAGATACAACTTCTTCGTAAGTTATTCCTAAAATACCTTTCATTTTACCGTTTGCGTATTTTTCAAATGTTTTGTTTAAATCTTCAGTGGTAGTTTCTTTTTTAAGTGTTACAGAAATATCTGTAATAGCCACATCGGCAACAGGAACTCTAAGAGCCATTGCGTGCATTTTGCCTGCTAAATTCGGAATAACTTCTATTGTCGCTTTTGCCGCGCCTGTAGTGGTCGGGATGATATTTACGGCCGCAGCTCTTCCTCTTCTGTGTTTGCCCGGTTTTTTTCTGTCTATTGTAACCTGGCTTGAGGTATAAGCGTGCACCGTGGTTACAAGAGCGCTTTCCACTCCGAATTCGTCTTCAAGAATTTTCATAACAGGCGCAAGCGAATTTGTAGTACATGACGCATTTGAAATTACGTGATGGTTTTGAGGATCGTATTCGTCATGATTTACGCCCAGAACGATTGTTTTGTCCACTTGTTTTCCCGGAGCTGTAATAATTACTTTTTTAGCTCCCGCAGTAATATGTTTTGCCGCATCGTCTCTTTTTGTAAATTTACCGGTTGCTTCAAGAACGATATCAATATTCATCTCTTTCCAAGGTAATTTTTCAGGGTCTCTTTCGCTGACGATTGCTATTTCTTTTCCGTCAATAATAAGAGAATTGTCTGTGTATTCTACATTTACTGGAAATCTGCCGTGAACTGAGTCGAATTTCAGCATATAAGCCAAATCTTCAGGAGTTCCGCTGCCCCCGTTTGCCACTACAATTTCAATATTTTCAGGTTTTTGTGTTACATAATGCCATAAAACCATTTTTCCGATTCTGCCAAGTCCGTTTATAGCCACTCTTTTTTTAGACATAATGTATCCTTTTTTATTGTAATTATAGCATATACGGGATTGAAATTTATTTGTTAAAATTAGACAAAAATTATCTTTTATGTTATAAGGAGAGCTGTGAAAATATTTATAATTTTTTTAATAGGAGTATTAACAATGGCAAATCATTTACAACACAGCGATAGCCCTTATCTTCTTCAGCATGCTGATAATCCGGTGGACTGGTATCCTTGGAGTAATGAAGCGTTTGAAAAAGCAAAAAAAGAAAACAGACTTATATTTTTATCTATAGGATATTCCACATGCCACTGGTGTCATGTGATGGAGAGGGAGAGTTTTGAAAACAGAGAAATAGCCTATGTTTTAAATAAAAATTTCGTAAGTATAAAAGTCGACAGGGAAGAAATGCCCGACATTGATAAAAAGTATCAAAAAATATATCAGATAATGCATAACCGTGCCGGAGGGTGGCCTCTTACTGTTATAATGACTCCAAGCGGAGATGTGTTTTATTCGGCTACGTATATTCCTCCGCATTTTTCTCAAATGGGTCCCGGACTTAAAGAAATTCTTACATCTATTGCTGATGACTGGAAAAACAATCCGGAAAAAATAGAAAAAATCGCTTCAAATTTAAAAGAGTATTTAAAAAGCGGCGGAGTTGTTAAGAAAATGGAAATTTCAGACAATATAACTGAAAAAATTCAAACGGAGGCGTTAAACGCTTTTGATTTTAAATACGGAGGCATGAAAGGAGCTCCTAAATTTCCTATGGAGAGCACGCTTGATCTGTTAATAGATATATATGAGCTTAAAGGTGATGAAAAAATTTTTGAAATACTGAATGTCACTCTTAAAAAAATGGCGCAGGGAGGAATTTTCGATCAGATTGAAGGCGGCTTTTACAGATATTCTACCGATGCGAAATGGGAAATTCCACATTTTGAAAAAATGCTTTATAACAATGCAAATCTGCCTTTTGTATATCTTAGGATGTATGATATTACAAAAAACGAACTGTATAAAACGGCTGCATTTAGAAGTCTAGATGAAATGCTAAACAGATACCGTGACCAAAATGGTCTGTTTTACAGCGCAAGCAGTGCTGAAAGCGAAGGAAAAGAAGGTGCTTATTTCGTATATTCTTATGATGAAATAAAAAACGCTTTTAATGTTTTTGATAACGCATCAGAGCTTATGGAATATTTCGGTATTAAAAAATACGGAAATTTCAATTCAAGAAACAATCCGGTAATACAAGGGGAAAAACCTGATAATTACAGACATGCTCTTAAAATTCTGCAGGATATCAGAAGTAAAAGAGAGTTTCCTTTTATAGATACCAAAAAAATAACCGCATGGAACTCAATGATTGTTTCTGCGCTTTTAAAAGCCGGATGTATAGAAGAAAAATATAAAAAAGAAGGTTTGAAAACGTTGGATACTCTTTTAAAAACAATGTATTCAGGCAAAACACTGTATCATTCATACAATAAAAACGAAAAGGCAAAAACAAATGCTCTTTTAGAAGATTATGCTTATCTTATAAAAGCGCTGATAGACGCTTATGAAGCCACTTTTAATGAAGAATATATAAAAACAGCAGATAAACTTGCAAAAGAAGTTTTTGTTTTTAAAAAAAACG
It contains:
- the gap gene encoding type I glyceraldehyde-3-phosphate dehydrogenase — encoded protein: MSKKRVAINGLGRIGKMVLWHYVTQKPENIEIVVANGGSGTPEDLAYMLKFDSVHGRFPVNVEYTDNSLIIDGKEIAIVSERDPEKLPWKEMNIDIVLEATGKFTKRDDAAKHITAGAKKVIITAPGKQVDKTIVLGVNHDEYDPQNHHVISNASCTTNSLAPVMKILEDEFGVESALVTTVHAYTSSQVTIDRKKPGKHRRGRAAAVNIIPTTTGAAKATIEVIPNLAGKMHAMALRVPVADVAITDISVTLKKETTTEDLNKTFEKYANGKMKGILGITYEEVVSTDMISNPHSSTIDALSTAVVEGNKAKILTWYDNEFGYAGRVLELAQMVAEKL
- a CDS encoding thioredoxin domain-containing protein, which produces MKIFIIFLIGVLTMANHLQHSDSPYLLQHADNPVDWYPWSNEAFEKAKKENRLIFLSIGYSTCHWCHVMERESFENREIAYVLNKNFVSIKVDREEMPDIDKKYQKIYQIMHNRAGGWPLTVIMTPSGDVFYSATYIPPHFSQMGPGLKEILTSIADDWKNNPEKIEKIASNLKEYLKSGGVVKKMEISDNITEKIQTEALNAFDFKYGGMKGAPKFPMESTLDLLIDIYELKGDEKIFEILNVTLKKMAQGGIFDQIEGGFYRYSTDAKWEIPHFEKMLYNNANLPFVYLRMYDITKNELYKTAAFRSLDEMLNRYRDQNGLFYSASSAESEGKEGAYFVYSYDEIKNAFNVFDNASELMEYFGIKKYGNFNSRNNPVIQGEKPDNYRHALKILQDIRSKREFPFIDTKKITAWNSMIVSALLKAGCIEEKYKKEGLKTLDTLLKTMYSGKTLYHSYNKNEKAKTNALLEDYAYLIKALIDAYEATFNEEYIKTADKLAKEVFVFKKNVWYMNYENDIEADFSDSAYASSLSVLAQDFLRLAILNYDYNLWKEGTEIIKTGGYYINRYPLYYPSITKAYLMKHYGVYVLSVEKPECIYTGYPYLELKQGESYELCTIEKCLIKSGNLEKIKEILKHR